The Brachyhypopomus gauderio isolate BG-103 chromosome 2, BGAUD_0.2, whole genome shotgun sequence genome contains a region encoding:
- the LOC143508751 gene encoding uncharacterized protein LOC143508751, which yields MANGDRVVLALGGTGTVGSGVVKALLDRGFKVAVISRDSKKLEKLKGFVSASTTGKLTTLVGDVGSEEGAEKAKQALLQAVGRITDVVSSLGFSWWQGGPPHTQSLQELHWVIETLLFSTFVSWKTFFPLVRDDRECTYTFITGGAGEKLLMPGTGFLTVGAGSALAFCQVLREEYPQVPCKLNQLKINMGVATPDRVAPGFLNHVDLGEAVATLVERRKGSHTVFTINSSADLKTVILEGTL from the exons ATGGCAAACGGAGACAGAGTGGTTCTGGCGCTCGGCGGGACGGGCACTGTTGGGTCTGGCGTGGTCAAAGCGCTGTTGGACAGAG GTTTTAAGGTTGCTGTGATCTCCAGAGACAGTAAAAAACTGGAGAAGCTGAAAGGGTTTGTTTCAGCCTCCACCACAGGCAAGCTGACCACCCTGGTTGGGGACGTGG GCTCTGAAGAGGGGGCGGAGAAGGCGAAGCAGGCCCTGCTACAGGCTGTGGGCAGGATCACAGACGTGGTGTCCTCTCTGGGCTTCAGCTGGTGGCAGGGAggacccccacacacccagtcTCTCCAGGAACTCCACTGG GTTATCGAGACTCTGCTCTTCAGTACATTTGTGTCATGGAAAACGTTCTTCCCCCTGGTGAGAGATGACCGCGAATGCACCTACACGTTCATTACAG GGGGAGCTGGGGAGAAGCTACTGATGCCAGGTACTGGGTTTCTGACCGTGGGGGCGGGCAGTGCTCTGGCCTTCTGTCAGGTCCTGCGTGAAGAGTATCCTCAGGTCCCCTGCAAACTCAACCAG TTGAAGATCAACATGGGTGTTGCCACTCCGGACCGCGTGGCGCCTGGTTTCCTAAACCACGTGGATTTAGGTGAGGCCGTGGCCACGctggtggagaggaggaaggggTCCCACACCGTCTTCACCATCAACTCTTCAGCTGACCTAAAAACCGTCATCCTAGAGGGCACTTTGTAG
- the pdf gene encoding peptide deformylase, mitochondrial, producing MSWRLKTLLPRLSRVRTNGLALASTCAPGPRLLTCASPSRGHSTNVKTRSYVQYLKRKLKGPPAPPYEHVCQVGDPVLRSQAAAVDPQDILGPDVQKVIKTMIRVMRTLECVGLSAPQIGVPLQIMALEYPEKMLAESTPASIEARGLVSLPLRIFINPQLRILNGQVITFQEACESISGYSACVPRYTSVEVSGLNENAEPVCWEASGWPARIVQHEMDHLNGILYVDRMDSKTFSNVNWEEYNE from the exons ATGAGTTGGCGCCTGAAGACGCTGTTGCCAAGGCTCTCGAGAGTCCGTACTAACGGTCTCGCGCTCGCCTCCACGTGCGCTCCCGGTCCACGTCTGCTCACGTGCGCGTCACCGTCGCGTGGGCACTCTACGAACGTGAAAACGCGCTCCTACGTTCAGTATCTCAAAAGGAAACTCAAAGGTCCACCAGCTCCTCCGTATGAGCACGTCTGTCAGGTTGGAGATCCCGTGTTGCGTTCGCAGGCGGCGGCTGTGGACCCGCAAGATATTTTGGGACCGGATGTGCAAAAAGTAATTAAAACCATGATCAGGGTAATGCGCACACTGGAGTGTGTGGGACTCAGCGCGCCGCAGATCGGTGTGCCTCTGCAGATCATGGCTTTGGAGTATCCAGAGAAGATGCTGGCGGAGAGCACGCCTGCTTCCATTGAGGCACGTGGCCTAGTTTCATTGCCCCTGAGGATATTTATTAATCCTCAGTTACGCATCCTAAACGGGCAGGTTATCACCTTCCAGGAGGCTTGTGAGAGCATCTCGGGATATTCAGCCTGTGTGCCACGCTACACTTCTGTAGAAGTCTCAG GACTGAATGAGAATGCGGAGCCTGTTTGCTGGGAAGCGAGTGGCTGGCCAGCGAGGATTGTACAGCACGAAATGGACCACCTCAATGGAATTCTTTACGTCGATCGCATGGACAGCAAAACCTTCAGTAATGTAAATTGGGAAGAATACAATGAATAG